A region of Pyxidicoccus trucidator DNA encodes the following proteins:
- a CDS encoding SMI1/KNR4 family protein produces MLLLDATRKDGKLDGEIKWSLAIHQMSEHAPRVAMQAALGLPKGPTNTMLATFANGALVEVRFRAGFDFPDTLRVELRDGVIDGTVEWVIGPANGALFEYAGTTLLPKVFKVPKPWPHRLTAVFVKGKLKNTTYFAKDGTPIDTGVTSLTEWGENVEASTLTGYIERGDFASDAARFFPKAPRVSKSGSEKVRAVPAGRALDDVVTGGGVPSMTLAFDFDSYGFDCKKEDLYGANDDKYVGIASDGSGEMFLLDVTTGEVVRYAHEEGTVAPAFTSLDQLAFSLLRVEASAKKLIPKAKLSALFKRLGLTMGSALLKEY; encoded by the coding sequence ATGCTGCTGCTCGATGCCACCCGGAAGGACGGCAAGCTCGACGGGGAGATCAAATGGTCGCTCGCCATCCACCAGATGTCCGAGCACGCGCCGCGTGTGGCCATGCAGGCTGCGCTCGGCCTGCCGAAGGGGCCGACCAACACGATGCTCGCAACATTTGCGAACGGTGCACTGGTCGAGGTGCGCTTCCGAGCCGGCTTCGACTTCCCGGACACGCTGCGAGTCGAGCTCCGTGACGGCGTGATTGACGGCACCGTCGAATGGGTCATCGGACCCGCCAACGGTGCACTGTTCGAGTACGCCGGCACCACGCTTCTGCCCAAGGTCTTCAAGGTTCCCAAGCCGTGGCCCCATCGCCTGACGGCGGTCTTCGTCAAGGGCAAGCTGAAGAACACGACGTACTTCGCCAAGGACGGCACTCCTATCGACACGGGCGTGACCTCGCTCACCGAATGGGGCGAGAACGTCGAGGCGAGCACCCTCACCGGCTACATCGAGCGCGGCGACTTCGCGTCGGACGCGGCGCGCTTCTTCCCGAAGGCGCCGCGCGTGTCGAAAAGTGGCAGCGAGAAGGTTCGCGCCGTTCCCGCGGGTCGCGCGCTCGACGACGTGGTGACCGGCGGGGGGGTGCCGTCGATGACCCTTGCGTTCGACTTCGACAGCTATGGCTTCGACTGCAAGAAGGAGGATTTGTACGGAGCCAACGACGACAAGTACGTCGGCATCGCGAGCGACGGGTCCGGCGAGATGTTTCTTCTCGACGTCACCACGGGTGAGGTCGTCCGCTACGCGCACGAGGAAGGCACTGTCGCTCCGGCCTTCACGTCGCTCGACCAGCTTGCCTTCTCGCTCCTCCGCGTCGAGGCGTCCGCCAAGAAGCTCATCCCAAAGGCGAAGCTCTCGGCGCTGTTCAAGCGGCTCGGCCTCACGATGGGCAGCGCGCTCCTGAAAGAATACTGA
- a CDS encoding amidohydrolase has protein sequence MKSLPLLAALFVCSALPGGAALAAQAPSPVLGGIDALYPDLDALYQDLHQSPELSLQEEQTAAKLAERLRRLGFEVTPKVGGHGIVALLRNGKGPTVMLRTDLDGLPVEEKTGLPYASKVKVKDAAGATVSVMHACGHDVHMTSWIGTATLLAKSKDKWRGTLMLIGQPAEEIGAGARQMLADGLFKRFPKPDFAVALHTTGTAAAGTVQFTPGYSMASVDSVDVTLYGKGGHGAYPHTTVDPVVLAARTILSLQTLISREKHPLEPAVLTVGSIHGGTKHNIIPDDVKLQLTLRTYKPEVRKALLAGIERVAKAEAMAANAPRPPDVSVTEGTPANFNDPELTKRLVGAVGRVLGPKNISETQPVMGGEDFAEYGRTGIPAVMLWLGITEPKRLASAQAAGEALPSAHSPLYAPDRERTLRTGVTTLTTAALELLGKP, from the coding sequence GTGAAATCGCTCCCCCTGCTTGCCGCCCTCTTCGTCTGCTCCGCCCTGCCCGGCGGCGCGGCCCTCGCGGCGCAAGCGCCCTCCCCCGTGCTCGGTGGCATCGACGCGCTCTACCCGGACCTGGACGCGCTGTACCAGGACCTGCACCAGTCGCCCGAACTGTCGCTCCAGGAGGAGCAGACGGCGGCGAAGCTGGCCGAGCGCCTGCGCAGGCTGGGCTTCGAGGTGACGCCGAAGGTGGGAGGGCACGGCATTGTCGCCCTGCTGCGCAACGGCAAGGGTCCCACGGTGATGCTGCGCACGGACCTGGACGGGCTGCCGGTGGAGGAGAAGACGGGCCTACCGTACGCCAGCAAGGTGAAGGTGAAGGACGCGGCGGGAGCGACGGTGTCGGTGATGCACGCGTGCGGGCATGACGTGCACATGACGTCGTGGATTGGCACGGCCACGCTGCTGGCGAAGTCGAAGGACAAGTGGCGCGGCACGCTGATGCTCATCGGCCAGCCCGCCGAGGAGATTGGCGCGGGCGCCCGGCAGATGCTGGCCGACGGCCTGTTCAAGCGCTTCCCCAAGCCGGACTTCGCCGTGGCCCTCCACACCACGGGCACCGCCGCGGCGGGGACGGTGCAGTTCACCCCCGGCTATTCGATGGCCAGCGTGGACTCGGTGGACGTCACCCTCTACGGCAAGGGCGGGCACGGCGCGTACCCGCACACCACGGTGGACCCGGTGGTGCTGGCGGCGCGCACCATCCTCTCGCTGCAGACGCTCATCAGCCGCGAGAAGCACCCGCTGGAGCCCGCGGTGCTGACGGTGGGCTCCATCCACGGCGGCACCAAGCACAACATCATCCCGGATGACGTGAAGCTCCAGCTCACGCTGCGCACGTACAAGCCCGAGGTCCGCAAGGCCCTGCTGGCCGGCATCGAGCGCGTGGCGAAGGCCGAGGCCATGGCCGCCAACGCGCCCCGCCCGCCGGACGTCTCCGTCACCGAGGGCACGCCCGCCAACTTCAACGACCCGGAGCTCACGAAGCGACTGGTGGGCGCGGTGGGTCGGGTGCTCGGCCCGAAGAACATCAGTGAAACGCAGCCGGTCATGGGCGGTGAGGACTTCGCCGAGTACGGCCGCACGGGCATCCCCGCGGTGATGCTGTGGCTCGGAATCACGGAGCCCAAGCGCCTTGCCTCGGCCCAAGCCGCGGGGGAGGCGCTGCCCTCGGCACACTCGCCCCTCTACGCGCCGGACCGCGAGCGCACACTGCGCACCGGCGTCACCACGCTCACCACCGCCGCGCTGGAGCTGCTCGGCAAGCCCTGA
- a CDS encoding IclR family transcriptional regulator, whose translation MSRPPGSYAPTNDTGITFMESLEQSGDEEVKDRQFVTALARGLEILRAFTPQRPMLGNQELAASTGLPKPTISRLTHTLTRLGYLTYSERLGKYQLGTRVLALGFAALSNMGVRDVARPLMQDLADYANVPVSLGSRDRLNVVYVEHCRSTAAVTLRLDIGSRLPLATTAMGRALLAALPEAERNYFMDHMSKREGDKWPRMRDGIEQALADYQTHGFTLSVGDWDRDVNAVGVPFIPPDGSGILAFNCGGPSFLMPRQRLLLDLGPRLVNLVRNVEAALMRR comes from the coding sequence ATGTCCCGTCCCCCTGGCTCCTACGCACCCACGAATGACACCGGGATCACCTTCATGGAGTCGCTCGAGCAATCGGGCGACGAGGAGGTCAAGGACCGTCAGTTCGTGACAGCGCTGGCGCGCGGGTTGGAAATCCTGCGCGCCTTCACGCCGCAGCGGCCGATGCTCGGCAACCAGGAGCTGGCGGCGAGCACGGGCCTGCCCAAGCCGACCATCTCCCGACTCACACACACGCTGACGCGGCTGGGCTACCTCACCTATTCGGAGCGGCTGGGGAAGTACCAGCTCGGCACGCGGGTGCTGGCGCTCGGCTTCGCGGCCCTCTCCAACATGGGCGTGCGCGACGTGGCGAGGCCACTGATGCAGGACCTGGCGGACTACGCCAACGTCCCCGTGTCGCTGGGCAGCCGCGACAGGCTCAACGTCGTGTACGTGGAGCACTGCCGCTCCACCGCGGCGGTGACGCTGCGGCTGGACATCGGCTCACGGCTGCCGCTGGCCACCACGGCCATGGGGCGGGCGCTGCTCGCTGCCCTGCCCGAGGCGGAGCGCAACTACTTCATGGACCACATGTCCAAGCGCGAGGGGGACAAGTGGCCCCGCATGCGCGACGGCATCGAACAGGCCCTCGCGGACTACCAGACGCACGGCTTCACCCTCTCCGTCGGGGACTGGGACCGGGATGTGAATGCGGTGGGAGTGCCCTTCATCCCTCCGGATGGCAGCGGAATCCTCGCCTTCAACTGTGGCGGCCCGTCGTTCCTGATGCCCCGCCAGAGGCTGCTGCTCGACCTGGGCCCCCGGCTGGTGAACCTGGTTCGCAATGTCGAAGCCGCGCTGATGCGCCGCTGA
- a CDS encoding acyl-CoA dehydrogenase family protein, whose translation MACDDDTLAQLLSTLDRFVKERLVPNEHRVADEDAIPPELVEEMRRLGLFGLSTPTDYGGIGLNMSQEVQVAFVLGQTSPAFRSLIGTNNGIGSQGIVLDGTEEQKKKYLPRLASGEIVGAFALTEPNAGSDASSLTTSARRVGDHYVLNGTKRYITNAPEAGLFTVMARTNPEDKGAGGISAFLVEAGTPGLHIGPYDKKMGQKGTHTADVLFEDCRVPVSQLLGGSEGQGFKTAMKVLDRGRLHIAAVCVGVAERLIRESLRYAMERQQFGKPIAEFQLIQAMLADSRTEAYAARCMVLDAAHKRDLGQNVSTEASCCKLYASEMVGRVADRAVQIFGGAGYIADYGIERFYRDVRLFRLYEGTSQIQQLVIARNMMREVS comes from the coding sequence ATGGCCTGTGATGATGACACCCTGGCCCAGCTGCTCTCCACGCTGGACCGCTTCGTCAAGGAGCGGCTGGTGCCGAACGAGCACCGCGTCGCGGACGAGGACGCCATTCCTCCGGAGCTGGTGGAGGAGATGCGCCGACTGGGTCTGTTCGGCCTGTCCACGCCGACGGACTACGGCGGCATCGGCCTGAACATGAGCCAGGAGGTGCAGGTGGCCTTCGTGCTCGGTCAGACGTCTCCCGCGTTCCGCTCGCTCATCGGCACCAACAACGGCATCGGCTCGCAGGGCATCGTCCTGGACGGCACCGAGGAGCAGAAGAAGAAGTACCTGCCCCGGCTGGCCTCCGGAGAGATTGTCGGCGCCTTCGCGCTGACCGAGCCCAACGCCGGCTCGGACGCGTCCTCGCTGACCACCTCCGCGCGCCGCGTGGGCGACCACTACGTGCTCAACGGCACCAAGCGCTACATCACCAACGCGCCGGAGGCCGGGCTCTTCACGGTGATGGCGCGCACCAACCCCGAGGACAAGGGGGCCGGTGGCATCTCCGCCTTCCTGGTGGAGGCCGGCACGCCGGGCCTGCACATCGGTCCGTACGACAAGAAGATGGGACAGAAGGGCACGCACACCGCGGACGTCCTGTTCGAGGACTGCCGCGTGCCCGTGTCCCAGCTGCTGGGTGGCAGCGAGGGCCAGGGCTTCAAGACGGCGATGAAGGTGCTGGACCGCGGCCGGCTCCACATCGCCGCCGTGTGCGTCGGCGTCGCCGAGCGCCTCATCCGCGAGAGCCTGCGCTATGCAATGGAGCGGCAGCAGTTCGGCAAGCCCATCGCCGAGTTCCAGCTCATCCAGGCCATGCTGGCCGACAGCCGCACCGAGGCCTATGCCGCCCGCTGCATGGTGCTGGACGCGGCCCACAAGCGAGACCTGGGACAGAACGTCAGCACCGAGGCCTCGTGCTGCAAGCTGTACGCGAGTGAGATGGTGGGGCGCGTGGCGGACCGCGCGGTGCAGATTTTCGGCGGCGCCGGCTACATCGCCGACTACGGCATCGA
- a CDS encoding 3-hydroxyacyl-CoA dehydrogenase, translated as MELGIVGTGTMGRGIAQLAAQAGISVRLLDSRLNAAEEARTGVGATLDSLAAKGRLSAEEARAATARLQPIQSEAGLAGCHVVVEAIVEDLRAKQELFTRLEPIVGPGCLLATNTSSLSVTAIAAACERPGRVGGFHFFNPVPLMKVVEVIEGARTEPWVGEALVSLAHRLGHRPVRASDTPGFIVNHAGRGFGTEALRILQDGIASFDEVDRILRDAAGFRMGPFELLDLTGLDVSHPVMESVYEQFYQEPRFRPSYVLRRRLAAGLLGRKTGRGFYVHEGGKQQPVPAPPVPQGERRPVWVGAEEAGWTEALRNVVGAAGLPLDSGARPGPESLCLVAPLGHDATTTALALELDAERTVAVDLLLGPERRRTVMTTPVTRPAFLDSAWALLAADGTAVSRIHDSPGFVSQRVLATIVNIACDLAQQRIASPEDIDAAVTLGLGYPRGPLAWGDALGPRRLLKVLEALHAATGDARYRTSPWLSRRARLGVSLLTPEG; from the coding sequence ATGGAACTGGGAATCGTCGGCACCGGCACCATGGGCCGGGGCATCGCGCAGCTGGCGGCGCAGGCTGGCATCTCCGTGCGTCTGCTGGACTCGCGCCTCAACGCCGCCGAGGAAGCACGCACCGGCGTGGGCGCGACGCTGGACTCGCTCGCGGCCAAGGGCCGTCTGTCCGCCGAGGAGGCGCGCGCGGCGACGGCCCGGCTCCAGCCCATCCAGAGCGAGGCCGGGCTCGCCGGCTGTCACGTGGTGGTGGAGGCCATCGTCGAGGACCTCCGGGCGAAGCAGGAGCTGTTCACCCGACTGGAGCCCATCGTCGGCCCCGGGTGCCTGCTGGCGACCAACACCTCGTCGCTGTCCGTGACGGCCATCGCCGCCGCGTGCGAGCGGCCCGGGCGCGTGGGCGGGTTCCACTTCTTCAATCCGGTGCCGTTGATGAAGGTGGTGGAGGTCATCGAGGGCGCGCGCACCGAGCCCTGGGTCGGCGAGGCGCTGGTCTCCCTCGCGCATCGCCTCGGCCACCGGCCGGTCCGCGCTTCGGACACGCCCGGCTTCATCGTCAACCACGCCGGCCGGGGCTTCGGCACGGAGGCGCTGCGCATCCTCCAGGACGGCATCGCTTCCTTCGACGAGGTTGACCGCATCCTCCGCGACGCGGCCGGGTTTCGGATGGGGCCCTTCGAGCTGCTGGACCTGACGGGGCTGGACGTCTCGCACCCGGTGATGGAGTCGGTCTACGAGCAGTTCTACCAGGAGCCCCGCTTCCGCCCGTCGTACGTGCTGCGTCGGCGGCTGGCGGCGGGGCTGCTCGGCCGGAAGACGGGACGCGGCTTCTACGTGCATGAGGGCGGCAAGCAGCAGCCCGTTCCGGCACCGCCGGTGCCGCAAGGCGAGCGTCGCCCGGTGTGGGTGGGTGCGGAGGAGGCGGGGTGGACCGAAGCGCTTCGCAATGTGGTGGGCGCGGCGGGCTTGCCCCTCGACAGCGGGGCGCGTCCCGGTCCGGAGTCCCTGTGTCTGGTGGCTCCATTGGGGCATGACGCGACCACCACCGCGCTGGCCCTGGAGTTGGACGCCGAGCGCACGGTGGCGGTGGACCTGCTGCTCGGCCCGGAGCGCCGCCGCACGGTGATGACGACGCCGGTGACGCGGCCCGCGTTCCTGGACTCGGCCTGGGCGCTGCTCGCTGCTGATGGCACGGCGGTGTCGCGCATCCACGACAGTCCGGGCTTCGTCTCCCAGCGCGTGCTCGCCACCATCGTCAACATCGCCTGCGACCTCGCGCAGCAGCGCATCGCCAGCCCGGAGGACATCGACGCGGCGGTGACGCTCGGCCTCGGCTACCCCCGGGGCCCGCTGGCCTGGGGCGACGCGCTGGGGCCCCGACGGCTGCTGAAGGTGTTGGAGGCGCTGCATGCCGCCACGGGTGACGCGCGCTACCGCACCAGTCCATGGCTGTCCCGCCGGGCGCGGCTCGGCGTCTCGCTCCTCACTCCGGAGGGATGA
- a CDS encoding acyl-CoA dehydrogenase, translating into MSQRATFHWEDPFLLEEELKEEERLLRDTARNYCQRQLLPRVLEANRHEVFHREIMNELGSLGLLGSTLPPEYGGAGASYVSYGLLAREVERVDSGYRSAMSVQSSLVMYPIHAYGSEAQRRKYLPGLAKGELVGCFGLTEPDAGSDPGAMRSRARKAPGGYRLSGTKQWITNSPIADVFVVWAKDESDEIRGFVLEKGMKGLTAPKIEGKFSLRASSTGGIVMDDVFVPEENLFAGVKGLKGPFGCLNNARYGISWGSMGAAEFCWHTARAYSLERQVFGRPLAANQLIQKKLADMQTEITLGLTAALRLGRMKDAEKAAPEAISLLKRNNCGKALDIARTARDMLGGNGISDEYHVIRHVMNLEAVNTYEGTHDVHALILGRAQTGIQAFS; encoded by the coding sequence ATGAGCCAGCGCGCCACGTTCCATTGGGAAGACCCGTTCCTCCTCGAAGAGGAGCTGAAGGAGGAGGAGCGGCTGCTCCGCGACACCGCTCGCAACTACTGCCAGCGGCAGCTTTTGCCGCGCGTCCTCGAGGCCAACCGCCACGAGGTGTTCCACCGCGAAATCATGAATGAGCTGGGCAGCCTCGGCCTGCTCGGCTCCACGCTGCCGCCCGAGTACGGAGGGGCCGGCGCGTCATACGTGTCCTATGGCCTGCTCGCGCGCGAGGTGGAGCGCGTGGACTCCGGCTACCGCTCCGCGATGAGCGTGCAGTCGTCGCTCGTCATGTACCCCATCCACGCGTACGGCTCGGAGGCGCAGCGGCGCAAGTATCTGCCAGGGCTGGCGAAGGGGGAACTCGTCGGCTGCTTCGGGCTGACCGAGCCCGACGCCGGCTCCGACCCTGGCGCCATGCGCAGCCGTGCCCGGAAGGCGCCGGGCGGCTACCGCCTCTCCGGCACCAAGCAGTGGATTACCAACTCGCCCATCGCGGACGTCTTCGTCGTCTGGGCGAAGGACGAGAGCGACGAGATTCGCGGCTTCGTGCTGGAGAAGGGCATGAAGGGGCTCACCGCGCCGAAGATTGAAGGCAAGTTCTCGCTGCGCGCCTCGTCGACGGGCGGCATCGTCATGGACGACGTGTTCGTCCCCGAGGAGAACCTGTTCGCCGGGGTGAAGGGCCTGAAGGGGCCGTTCGGGTGCCTGAACAACGCGCGCTACGGCATCTCCTGGGGCTCCATGGGCGCGGCGGAGTTCTGCTGGCACACGGCGCGCGCGTACTCGCTGGAGCGCCAGGTGTTTGGCCGGCCGCTGGCCGCCAACCAGCTCATCCAGAAGAAGCTGGCGGACATGCAGACGGAAATCACCCTGGGGCTGACGGCGGCGCTGCGCCTGGGGCGGATGAAGGACGCGGAGAAGGCGGCGCCGGAGGCCATCTCCCTGCTCAAGCGCAACAACTGCGGCAAGGCGCTGGATATCGCACGCACCGCTCGCGACATGCTGGGCGGCAACGGAATCTCGGACGAGTACCACGTCATCCGGCACGTGATGAACCTGGAAGCGGTGAACACCTACGAGGGCACCCACGATGTCCACGCGCTCATTCTCGGGCGCGCACAGACGGGCATCCAGGCCTTCAGCTGA
- a CDS encoding aldehyde dehydrogenase family protein: protein MQGFDKLYINGEWTPSRGTGHFDVLSASTEEVMGRIPDGTEEDVDRAVKAARAAFDAWSTRPAAERAQVLARLQQGLTARQDDLARTITGEVGMPLALAKPIQVGTPITVTGTYVQLLQEYAFEEQVGNSLVVSEAVGVVACITPWNYPLHQIIAKVAPALAAGCTVVLKPSEVAPLNAFILAEVVHEAGVPAGVFNLVSGTGVVVGEALVRHPEVDMVSFTGSTRAGRRVSELASATIKRVALELGGKSAAIVLDDANLKTTVKRVVSNCFLNSGQTCSAHTRLLVPRSLHEEAARLAAEAAAGFTVGDPFKGEAKLGPLTSEAQRARVREYIQQGLREGATLVAGGPEQPEGLPKGYYVKPTVFAGVTPEMTIAQEEIFGPVLVIMPYEDEDDAIRIANSTIYGLSGAVWSGDVERAKRVARRMRTGQVDINGGRFNPLAPFGGYRQSGHGREFGRHGLEEFLEHKAMQL from the coding sequence ATGCAAGGCTTCGACAAGCTCTATATCAACGGTGAGTGGACCCCCTCGCGGGGCACGGGGCACTTCGACGTGCTCAGTGCCTCGACGGAGGAGGTGATGGGCCGCATCCCCGACGGCACCGAGGAGGACGTGGACCGCGCGGTAAAGGCGGCGCGCGCTGCCTTCGACGCGTGGTCCACCCGGCCCGCCGCCGAGCGCGCACAGGTGCTGGCGCGGCTCCAGCAGGGCCTGACGGCGCGGCAGGACGACCTGGCGCGCACGATTACGGGCGAGGTGGGCATGCCCCTCGCCCTGGCGAAGCCCATCCAGGTGGGCACGCCCATCACCGTGACGGGCACCTACGTGCAGCTCCTCCAAGAGTACGCCTTCGAGGAGCAGGTGGGGAACTCACTGGTGGTGAGTGAGGCGGTGGGCGTCGTGGCCTGCATCACCCCCTGGAACTACCCGCTGCATCAAATCATCGCCAAGGTGGCCCCGGCCCTGGCCGCGGGCTGCACCGTCGTCCTCAAGCCCAGCGAAGTGGCTCCGCTCAACGCCTTCATCCTCGCGGAAGTCGTGCACGAGGCCGGTGTCCCGGCGGGAGTCTTCAACCTCGTGTCTGGGACGGGCGTTGTCGTGGGCGAGGCGCTGGTCCGCCACCCCGAGGTGGACATGGTGTCCTTCACCGGCTCGACGCGCGCCGGGCGGCGGGTGTCGGAGTTGGCCTCCGCCACCATCAAGCGCGTGGCGCTGGAGCTGGGCGGCAAGTCGGCGGCCATCGTCCTGGACGACGCGAACCTCAAGACGACCGTGAAGCGGGTGGTCAGCAACTGCTTCCTCAACTCCGGGCAGACGTGCTCGGCGCACACGCGCCTGCTCGTCCCGCGCTCCCTGCATGAAGAGGCGGCGCGGCTCGCGGCCGAGGCGGCTGCTGGCTTCACCGTGGGAGACCCGTTCAAGGGCGAGGCGAAGCTCGGCCCCCTCACCTCCGAGGCACAGCGCGCGCGCGTGCGCGAGTACATCCAGCAGGGCCTCCGTGAGGGGGCCACGCTCGTCGCAGGAGGGCCCGAGCAGCCCGAGGGGCTCCCGAAGGGCTACTACGTGAAGCCCACGGTCTTCGCTGGCGTCACGCCGGAGATGACCATCGCCCAGGAGGAGATCTTCGGGCCCGTGCTCGTCATCATGCCGTACGAGGACGAGGACGACGCCATCCGCATCGCCAACAGCACCATCTACGGCCTGTCGGGCGCTGTCTGGTCCGGCGATGTCGAGCGGGCGAAGCGTGTGGCCCGCCGGATGCGCACCGGCCAGGTGGACATCAACGGCGGTCGCTTCAACCCGCTGGCGCCCTTCGGTGGCTACCGGCAGTCCGGCCATGGTCGCGAGTTCGGCCGGCACGGGCTGGAGGAGTTCCTGGAGCACAAGGCGATGCAGCTCTGA
- a CDS encoding 3-oxoadipyl-CoA thiolase produces the protein MSPMSAYIYDGLRTPFGRHAGTLAPVRPDDLLAGVIRAVLARGPFEPHEVEDVVIGCTNQAGEDSRNVARHAALLAGLPIEVAGLTVNRLCGSGLAAVLDAARAAMTGQGELFIAGGVESMSRAPFAMAKGESAFSRDARIYDTTMGARFPNPRLIAGFGDDTMPQTADNVAKDLGIGREPSDRFALASQRKYAAALASGFYTGELVPVELPGRKGTVIRVEVDEHPRPETTLGKLAALQPLAADGVVTAGSASGINDGAAALLVGTLGVGERAGCKPLARIVSAAVAGVPPRTMGLGPVPAARKALERARLTLADLDVIEINEAFAVQVLGCLKLLELSEDDSRVNPNGGAIALGHPLGASGARLALTAARQLQVGGGRYALVSMCIGVGQGIAAILERA, from the coding sequence ATGAGCCCCATGAGTGCCTACATCTACGATGGCCTGCGGACGCCGTTCGGCCGCCACGCCGGCACGCTGGCGCCGGTGCGCCCCGATGACCTGCTGGCCGGCGTCATCCGCGCGGTGCTCGCGCGCGGCCCCTTCGAGCCCCACGAGGTCGAGGACGTCGTCATCGGCTGCACGAACCAGGCGGGCGAGGACAGCCGCAACGTCGCGCGGCACGCGGCGCTGCTCGCCGGACTGCCCATCGAAGTCGCGGGGCTGACCGTCAACCGCCTGTGCGGCAGCGGGCTGGCGGCGGTGCTCGACGCGGCGCGCGCCGCCATGACGGGGCAGGGGGAGCTGTTCATCGCCGGTGGGGTGGAGAGCATGAGCCGTGCGCCCTTCGCCATGGCCAAGGGCGAGTCCGCCTTCAGCCGCGACGCGCGTATCTACGACACGACGATGGGCGCGCGCTTTCCCAACCCTCGCCTCATCGCGGGCTTCGGCGACGACACGATGCCGCAGACGGCGGACAACGTCGCGAAGGACCTGGGCATCGGCCGCGAGCCGAGCGACCGCTTCGCCCTGGCCTCGCAGCGGAAGTACGCGGCGGCCCTGGCCTCCGGCTTCTACACGGGGGAGTTGGTGCCCGTGGAGCTTCCGGGCCGGAAGGGCACTGTCATCCGCGTGGAGGTGGACGAGCACCCACGTCCGGAGACCACGCTCGGCAAGCTGGCCGCGCTGCAGCCGCTGGCAGCGGACGGCGTCGTCACCGCGGGCAGCGCGTCGGGCATCAACGACGGGGCGGCGGCCCTGCTGGTGGGCACGCTGGGCGTGGGCGAGCGGGCCGGGTGCAAGCCGCTGGCGCGCATCGTCTCGGCCGCCGTCGCGGGAGTGCCGCCGCGCACCATGGGCCTGGGCCCCGTCCCCGCCGCGCGCAAGGCGCTGGAGCGGGCCAGGCTGACGCTCGCGGACCTGGACGTCATCGAAATCAACGAGGCCTTCGCCGTGCAGGTGCTGGGCTGCCTCAAGCTGCTCGAATTGAGCGAGGACGACAGCCGCGTGAACCCGAACGGGGGCGCCATCGCCCTCGGTCATCCGCTGGGCGCGTCGGGTGCGCGCCTGGCGCTGACGGCCGCGCGCCAGCTCCAGGTGGGTGGAGGCCGCTACGCGCTCGTCAGCATGTGCATCGGTGTGGGGCAGGGCATCGCCGCCATCCTGGAGAGGGCCTGA
- a CDS encoding Zn-dependent alcohol dehydrogenase → MKAAVCFEKDKLTIDDIRFDPPQAQEVLVRMVACGVCHTDLSVLNGTVKMKLPCVLGHEGAGIVEEVGAGVTHLKKGDKVVLSWVAQCGECYYCRIQRPNLCLLGEKINASNRMPDGSTRLRKGEQDLNVFSALGALSEYAVVHSRAAVRLPEEAPLDKAALIGCAVATGVGAVFNTAEMPQGQTVAVFGAGGVGLNIIQGAAIAKAERIIAVDVHPQKLELAKVFGATDVVDAKAGDPVAAIRELTHGRGADYAYEAVGRKETIEQAYLCTRKAGTCVVVGVGSVKEQISLNVFVLPLMEKRLLGSWFGTADVHRDMPKLVDLYTQGKLKLDELVTKTYQLDQLDAAFADMQSGVNARGVVLF, encoded by the coding sequence ATGAAGGCTGCCGTGTGTTTCGAGAAGGACAAGCTGACCATTGACGACATCCGCTTCGACCCGCCGCAGGCGCAGGAGGTGCTCGTCCGGATGGTGGCGTGTGGCGTCTGTCACACGGACCTGTCGGTGCTGAACGGCACCGTGAAGATGAAGCTCCCGTGTGTGCTGGGCCACGAGGGGGCGGGCATCGTCGAGGAGGTGGGCGCGGGCGTCACCCACCTGAAGAAGGGCGACAAGGTCGTCCTCTCGTGGGTGGCGCAGTGTGGCGAGTGCTACTACTGCCGCATCCAGCGCCCGAACCTGTGTCTGCTCGGTGAGAAGATCAACGCCAGCAACCGGATGCCGGACGGGAGCACCCGGCTGCGCAAGGGGGAGCAGGACCTGAACGTCTTCTCCGCGCTGGGGGCCCTGTCCGAGTACGCCGTCGTCCACTCACGCGCGGCGGTACGGCTGCCCGAGGAGGCTCCGCTGGACAAGGCCGCGCTGATTGGCTGCGCGGTGGCGACGGGCGTGGGGGCGGTGTTCAACACGGCCGAGATGCCGCAAGGGCAGACGGTGGCGGTGTTCGGCGCCGGTGGCGTGGGGCTCAACATCATCCAGGGCGCGGCGATTGCGAAGGCGGAGCGCATCATCGCGGTGGACGTGCACCCGCAGAAGCTGGAGCTGGCGAAGGTCTTCGGGGCGACGGACGTGGTGGACGCGAAGGCCGGAGACCCGGTCGCCGCCATCCGCGAGCTGACCCACGGCCGTGGCGCGGACTACGCGTACGAGGCCGTGGGCCGCAAGGAGACCATCGAGCAGGCGTACCTGTGCACGCGCAAGGCGGGCACCTGTGTCGTCGTCGGCGTGGGGAGCGTGAAGGAGCAGATCAGCCTGAACGTCTTCGTGCTGCCGCTGATGGAGAAGCGGCTGCTCGGCTCGTGGTTCGGCACGGCGGACGTGCACCGCGACATGCCGAAGCTGGTCGACCTGTACACGCAGGGGAAGCTCAAGCTGGATGAGCTGGTGACGAAGACGTACCAGCTCGACCAGCTCGACGCGGCCTTCGCCGACATGCAGAGCGGGGTGAATGCCCGCGGCGTCGTCCTCTTCTGA